In the Camelus bactrianus isolate YW-2024 breed Bactrian camel chromosome 17, ASM4877302v1, whole genome shotgun sequence genome, one interval contains:
- the ACTR8 gene encoding actin-related protein 8 isoform X3, which produces MALKWWIKQYGLKRCQMARSYNKQMRPAILDHCSGNKWTNTSHHPEFLVGEEALYVNPLDCYNIHWPIRRGQLNIHPGPGGSLTAVLADIEVIWSHAIQKYLEIPLKDLKYYRCILLIPDIYNKQHVKELVNMILMKMGFSGIVVHQESVCATFGSGLSSTCIVDVGDQKTSVCCVEDGVSHRNTRLCLAYGGSDVSRCFYWLMQRAGFPYRECQLTNKMDCLLLQHLKETFCHLDQDISGLQDHEFQIRHPDSPALLYQFRLGDEKLQAPMALFYPATFGIVGQKMTTLQHRSQGDPEDPHDEHYLLATQSKQEQSAKATADRKSASKPIGFEGDLRGQSSDLPERLHSQEVDLGSSQGDCLMPGNDSEEALTALMSRKTAISLFEGKALGLDKAILHSIDCCSSDDTKKKMYSSILVVGGGLMFHKAQEFLQHRILNKMPPSFRRIIENVDVITRPKDMDPRLIAWKGGAVLACLDTTQELWIYQREWQRFGVRMLRERAAFVW; this is translated from the exons ATGGCCTTAAAATGGTGGATCAAGCAATATGGTCTAAAAAGATGTCAAATG GCACGCTCCTACAACAAGCAGATGCGACCTGCGATTTTAGATCACTGTTCTGGAAATAAGTGGACGAACACATCTCATCATCCTGAGTTTCTGGTAGGAGAAGAG GCCTTGTATGTCAATCCATTGGACTGTTACAATATTCACTGGCCTATCAGAAGAGGTCAGTTAAATATTCACCCAGGACCTGGGGGCTCCCTTACAGCTGTTCTGGCAGATATTGAAGTAATATGGTCTCATGCAATACAAAAATACTTGGAAATCCCCCTGAAAGATTTAAAG TATTATAGATGTATCTTGTTAATTCCTGATATCTATAATAAACAGCATGTGAAAGAATTAGTGAATATGATCCTAATGAAGATGGGTTTTTCAG GGATTGTGGTCCATCAGGAGTCTGTGTGCGCCACCTTTGGAAGTGGTTTAAGCAGCACGTGTATCGTAGATGTTGGAGACCAGAAGACAAGCGTGTGCTGTGTGGAGGATGGGGTCTCCCATCGGAACACTCG GCTCTGTCTGGCATATGGTGGATCTGACGTGTCAAGATGTTTTTACTGGCTGATGCAGCGAGCTGGGTTTCCTTACAGAGAATGCCAGTTAACAAATAAAATGGATTGCCTTCTTCTGCAGCAccttaaagaaactttttgtcaTTTAGATCAG GACATCTCTGGCCTTCAGGACCATGAGTTTCAGATTCGACATCCAGATTCCCCTGCCCTTCTTTACCAGTTTCGATTAGGAGATGAAAAACTCCAG GCTCCGATGGCTTTATTTTATCCAGCAACTTTTGGAATTGTTGGACAGAAAATGACAACTTTGCAGCACAGATCCCAGGGTGACCCTGAGGATCCTCATGATGAACATTACCTGCTGGCCACTCAGAGCAAGCAAGAACAG TCTGCAAAAGCTACTGCTGATCGAAAGTCTGCATCTAAACCCATTGGATTTGAAGGGGATCTTCGTGGCCAGTCCTCTGATCTTCCAGAAAGACTGCATTCCCAGGAGGTGGATTTGGGGTCCTCGCAGGGAGACTGCTTGATGCCTGGCAATGATTCTGAGGAGGCTCTCACTGCACTGATGTCCAGGAAGACAGCCATTTCACTGTTTGAAGGGAAAGCTCTGGGCCTGGATAAAGCCATCCTTCATAGCATAGACTGTTGTT CATCTGATGATACCAAAAAGAAGATGTACAGCTCCATCCTGGTGGTGGGAGGTGGTTTGATGTTTCATAAAGCTCAAGAATTTCTGCAGCACAGAATTCTCAATAAAATGCCACCTTCATTCAGGCGAATTATTGAAAATGTGGATGTGATCACGAGACCGAAG GACATGGATCCCCGGCTGATTGCATGGAAAGGAGGGGCAGTGTTGGCTTGTTTGGATACGACACAGGAACTGTGGATTTATCAGAGAGAATGGCAGCGTTTTGGTGTTCGCATGCTACGAGAACGAGCTGCTTTTGTGTGGTGA
- the ACTR8 gene encoding actin-related protein 8 isoform X2 produces the protein MVDQAIWSKKMSNGTRRIPVSPEQARSYNKQMRPAILDHCSGNKWTNTSHHPEFLVGEEALYVNPLDCYNIHWPIRRGQLNIHPGPGGSLTAVLADIEVIWSHAIQKYLEIPLKDLKYYRCILLIPDIYNKQHVKELVNMILMKMGFSGIVVHQESVCATFGSGLSSTCIVDVGDQKTSVCCVEDGVSHRNTRLCLAYGGSDVSRCFYWLMQRAGFPYRECQLTNKMDCLLLQHLKETFCHLDQDISGLQDHEFQIRHPDSPALLYQFRLGDEKLQAPMALFYPATFGIVGQKMTTLQHRSQGDPEDPHDEHYLLATQSKQEQSAKATADRKSASKPIGFEGDLRGQSSDLPERLHSQEVDLGSSQGDCLMPGNDSEEALTALMSRKTAISLFEGKALGLDKAILHSIDCCSSDDTKKKMYSSILVVGGGLMFHKAQEFLQHRILNKMPPSFRRIIENVDVITRPKDMDPRLIAWKGGAVLACLDTTQELWIYQREWQRFGVRMLRERAAFVW, from the exons ATGGTGGATCAAGCAATATGGTCTAAAAAGATGTCAAATGGTACACGAAGGATCCCTGTGTCCCCTGAGCAG GCACGCTCCTACAACAAGCAGATGCGACCTGCGATTTTAGATCACTGTTCTGGAAATAAGTGGACGAACACATCTCATCATCCTGAGTTTCTGGTAGGAGAAGAG GCCTTGTATGTCAATCCATTGGACTGTTACAATATTCACTGGCCTATCAGAAGAGGTCAGTTAAATATTCACCCAGGACCTGGGGGCTCCCTTACAGCTGTTCTGGCAGATATTGAAGTAATATGGTCTCATGCAATACAAAAATACTTGGAAATCCCCCTGAAAGATTTAAAG TATTATAGATGTATCTTGTTAATTCCTGATATCTATAATAAACAGCATGTGAAAGAATTAGTGAATATGATCCTAATGAAGATGGGTTTTTCAG GGATTGTGGTCCATCAGGAGTCTGTGTGCGCCACCTTTGGAAGTGGTTTAAGCAGCACGTGTATCGTAGATGTTGGAGACCAGAAGACAAGCGTGTGCTGTGTGGAGGATGGGGTCTCCCATCGGAACACTCG GCTCTGTCTGGCATATGGTGGATCTGACGTGTCAAGATGTTTTTACTGGCTGATGCAGCGAGCTGGGTTTCCTTACAGAGAATGCCAGTTAACAAATAAAATGGATTGCCTTCTTCTGCAGCAccttaaagaaactttttgtcaTTTAGATCAG GACATCTCTGGCCTTCAGGACCATGAGTTTCAGATTCGACATCCAGATTCCCCTGCCCTTCTTTACCAGTTTCGATTAGGAGATGAAAAACTCCAG GCTCCGATGGCTTTATTTTATCCAGCAACTTTTGGAATTGTTGGACAGAAAATGACAACTTTGCAGCACAGATCCCAGGGTGACCCTGAGGATCCTCATGATGAACATTACCTGCTGGCCACTCAGAGCAAGCAAGAACAG TCTGCAAAAGCTACTGCTGATCGAAAGTCTGCATCTAAACCCATTGGATTTGAAGGGGATCTTCGTGGCCAGTCCTCTGATCTTCCAGAAAGACTGCATTCCCAGGAGGTGGATTTGGGGTCCTCGCAGGGAGACTGCTTGATGCCTGGCAATGATTCTGAGGAGGCTCTCACTGCACTGATGTCCAGGAAGACAGCCATTTCACTGTTTGAAGGGAAAGCTCTGGGCCTGGATAAAGCCATCCTTCATAGCATAGACTGTTGTT CATCTGATGATACCAAAAAGAAGATGTACAGCTCCATCCTGGTGGTGGGAGGTGGTTTGATGTTTCATAAAGCTCAAGAATTTCTGCAGCACAGAATTCTCAATAAAATGCCACCTTCATTCAGGCGAATTATTGAAAATGTGGATGTGATCACGAGACCGAAG GACATGGATCCCCGGCTGATTGCATGGAAAGGAGGGGCAGTGTTGGCTTGTTTGGATACGACACAGGAACTGTGGATTTATCAGAGAGAATGGCAGCGTTTTGGTGTTCGCATGCTACGAGAACGAGCTGCTTTTGTGTGGTGA